Proteins from a genomic interval of Streptomyces sp. Tu6071:
- a CDS encoding DUF4387 domain-containing protein: MATLLDLCSLVRSKNAGPFTLTFDFMCHDEAAYAALTASGFLTKDLFSRLYGADPARILLVHHPRALAVKVSLPRPEIQGALRDADCYAGQQYAPLMDLAFEAAPAMTPATSRPVATEPAS; this comes from the coding sequence ATGGCGACCCTGCTGGACCTCTGCTCCCTCGTCCGCTCCAAGAACGCGGGCCCCTTCACCCTCACCTTCGACTTCATGTGTCATGACGAGGCGGCCTACGCGGCCCTCACCGCGAGCGGCTTCCTCACGAAGGACCTCTTCTCGCGCCTCTACGGGGCCGATCCGGCGCGCATCCTCCTCGTGCACCACCCGCGCGCCCTCGCCGTCAAGGTCTCGCTGCCCCGCCCGGAGATCCAGGGCGCCCTGCGGGACGCCGACTGCTACGCGGGCCAGCAGTACGCGCCGCTCATGGACCTCGCCTTCGAAGCGGCACCCGCGATGACCCCCGCCACCTCCCGCCCCGTCGCGACGGAGCCCGCCTCATGA
- a CDS encoding poly(aspartic acid) hydrolase, with protein MTSPRPLSPWDFPPGHPGTALLTGATPQFALSTDPRFSFCLQVPRWHTPDGPPRALVVAVHGTGRRSQALRDAFADFAERHDCVVLAPLFPAGIDGPDDVDGYKLLSPSGYRADALLLAMVEEAAARWHIRTDRFHLHGFSGGGQFAHRFACLHPGRLASLSVGAPGRVTPFDPATPWPRGTADAKRLFGYEADPARLREVPVQFVIGADDTRTEELAPGDEAPTVHRLARLRALRANWHDHGIASRLDTVPGTGHDHFAVLPAVRDFLAECVDDRGGRRQGRCSTGP; from the coding sequence ATGACCTCCCCACGTCCCCTGTCACCCTGGGACTTCCCCCCGGGCCACCCCGGCACCGCGCTCCTGACCGGCGCGACCCCGCAGTTCGCCCTCTCCACCGACCCGCGCTTCTCCTTCTGCCTCCAGGTCCCCCGCTGGCACACCCCCGACGGCCCCCCGCGCGCGCTCGTGGTCGCCGTCCACGGCACCGGGCGCCGCTCCCAGGCCCTGCGCGACGCCTTCGCCGACTTCGCCGAGCGGCACGACTGCGTGGTCCTCGCACCGCTCTTCCCGGCCGGGATCGACGGGCCCGACGACGTGGACGGTTACAAGCTGCTCTCGCCCTCCGGGTACCGGGCGGACGCACTGCTCCTCGCGATGGTCGAGGAGGCGGCGGCCCGCTGGCACATCCGTACCGACCGCTTCCACCTGCACGGCTTCTCGGGCGGCGGCCAGTTCGCCCACCGCTTCGCCTGCCTGCACCCCGGCCGCCTCGCCTCGCTCTCGGTCGGCGCCCCCGGCCGCGTGACCCCCTTCGACCCGGCCACGCCGTGGCCCCGGGGCACCGCCGACGCGAAGCGGCTCTTCGGGTACGAGGCCGATCCCGCCCGGCTGCGGGAGGTGCCCGTCCAGTTCGTCATCGGCGCCGACGACACCCGTACCGAGGAACTGGCGCCCGGCGACGAGGCCCCCACGGTCCACCGCCTCGCCCGTCTCCGCGCGCTGCGCGCCAACTGGCACGACCACGGGATCGCCTCGCGGCTCGACACGGTCCCCGGCACCGGGCACGACCACTTCGCCGTGCTCCCGGCCGTGCGGGACTTCCTCGCGGAGTGCGTGGACGATCGCGGGGGTAGACGGCAAGGACGGTGCTCCACCGGCCCGTGA